The sequence TGGATGAGTCAGAAATCAATCGATTATCGGCTTCAAGTGGCCTGGGTGCCTGGATGAATGTATCGCCGACGCTGTTTGCGGTATTGGCCGAGGCTGTAACGATTGCCAAACGGTCGGGTGGGCGGTTTGACCCCACGATTGGGCCACTTTCCCAATTATGGCGGCGGGCCGTGCGCCAACGGCAGTTGCCGACAGCGAAGGAGCTACGTCGGGCGCGGCGGCTGGTTTCATACAACTACATTGAGTTGAACGACCGAGGAGTGCGGCCCCGAGTTCTGCTGCGAAAGCGGCACATGCGGCTCGATTTGGGCGGTATCGGGCAGGGTTTTGCTATCGATGAGGCACAGAAGGTGCTGCATCAGCACGGAATTCGGTCGTTTTTGCTCGACATCGGTGGCGACATACTGGTGGGCGATGCCCCCCCCGCCCGGCCCGAAGGCTGGCGCATTGGCATCCAGCGAGGTAAACCCAGTAGCGGGAACATCGCTGAAACAGATTCGGTCATTCACTTGAAAAACGCGGCCATCACTACCTCGGGCGATACGGAGCGTCACCTCGATATCAACGGCAAACGGTACTCGCACATCATGAACCCCCGCTCGGGACTGGGCCTTCGTCGCTTTGTGCAGGCCACGGTGATGGCGCCCACAGGTACGTATGCCGACGCACTGACGAAGGTATTCAGCGTAGCCCGCCCCGGTGCCCGCAAACGCCTGCAACGCCGGTTTCCGCAAGCAAGGGTCTGGATCGTGGAAAAGAAATAAGGTTTGAAAAGGAGAGTTTTGTGTTTCGGATTTTACGTTGCACTCCATAAATAGACTAGCTATGACGCCTACTTTCGATGAATTTGCCAGTTTTTTACGCGAACGACTAGGCGTTAGAAAGAAGCAGGTTATTACGCCGAAGACGTTGTTGGAAGATGAGTTAGGCGTTACTGGTGATGATGGTATCGATCTTTTAGAAGCTGTCGAGCGGCAATACGCTATATCACTAAGTCCTTTACACGAAACGTTTTCGATGCAGCCCAACGAGCTCTTATTCCAGGAGGAAGGATTGGGTATTCACGTCGGTGAACTGAGCCGCGTTTTTAAGAACTTATTTAGGAAGATAAAAGAACCTGGGCCCGTCATGCGCAAATTCCAGGTCGGCGAGTTGTATGAAGTGGTTTGCCGGTTGAAGCAGCAACAGGCCCGATAGCCGGCACCATTCATCCCAAAAGCGTCTTGTCTGCTATCGCCAAGCCTAATCTTTGTGCCGAAAACGCGCTCTGATGGTATGTTGCATCTCCAAAATTTCCAGAAATCGTACGGTGAACGGCCAATTCTGACGATTCCTGACTGGCAGCTACCGCCGGGTATTCACTGGCTGAAAGGACCAAACGGAGCCGGAAAAACCACCCTGTTTCGCTCCATTGCCGGTATGTTGCCGCACGACGGGTCTGTTAGGCTAAACGAGCTGGACAGCCGGCGCGACGTGGTGGCGTATCGGTTACAGGTCAATTACGCCGAGGCCGAACCAACATTTCCGCCTTTTCTGACGGCCCATGAACTGATTTCATGGGTGGCCGATGCCAAGCAGGCACCCGCCGGTCAGGCCGAGGGGCTGGTCGAGGAATTTGGCGTGGGTACGTATCAGCATACGCCCGTAGGTACGTATTCGAGTGGTATGCTGAAGAAAACATCGCTGGTTATGGCGTTTTTGGGCCAGCCAACCCTGATTTTGCTGGACGAGCCCCTGGTTACGCTCGATGTTGCTGCCACCAAAACCGTGGCTGAGCTGATCGACAGAGCGCGGCTGGCAGGCGTAAATTTCCTGCTGTCGTCGCATCAGGCGATGGAGACGGCGCAACTCCCCATCGACTCGGTTTGGCACGTCGCCAACCAGACGATTACGCCCGGCAGTGTATGATGAACCGGATTCGAGCGATGTATGCGGTGTTGGCCAAAACACTGGTATATCCTTTTTACCGGCAGAATGCGGGTTTGTTGTGGGTAACTGGCTTGCTGGCGGGCGGTTTCATGCGCGGGAGCGATCACGTGGCGCTGGCTACCTACGCCGTTTCGTCGCCGATGGTGTTGGCTATCTACGTGGGTATCTGGCTGCTCTACACACTGCTGGCGACGCGTTTTGCCGTCGGAATGATCAACCGCTACGATGTGCTGTTGCATCTGCGGCTGTTTTCGCCAATCAACCGCTGGGCGGGGCTGGGCGGGGCTCAACTCCTGCTGATGGGGCCGGCACTGGGGTATGCCTGGTTTGTGGGCCGCATTGCCATGCAGGAAAAGCAGAGCTGGGCTGTTGTCGCCATTGGCGGCAGCCTGCTAGTCATCTGGGCGGCTGGTCTTTCCTGGTACGAATACGCGCTACGCCACCCGAATCCGGTAAGCCGGTGGGCGGCGTGGGGAAACCGGCTTCGCCGCTACGTTCGTACGCCGTACAGTCTGTTCCACCTGCGTCACCTGCTGAACCAGGAAGCTACGTTGTTCTGGCGAACCAAGCTGGGAACGGGCCTTGTCTGGATTGGTATTCTGAAGCTCTACGCCACCGATCATTACCAGATCAACCTCTTCCGAACGCCCGACTATGACCTTCGGCTGATCGGGCTGGGTGCTCTGCTGGTTGGGATTGGCCACGCTACCGTCGTTTACGAACAGTATCGGTTTGAGCATCGATGGTTGCCCCTTTACCGAAACATGCCCGTATCCGACTGGCGGCGGTTGGCTGGGTACGTTGGTCAGTTTGCGTTGCTGCTTCTGCCTGAAGCGCTGCTCCTGTTCTACCACCTTCCGGCCGACCAGCCCCTGTGGCGAACAATCGGTGCCTGGGCGTTCGGCGTCAGCCTGTTGAACCTGCAACACGGCCTGCTGCTGCGCGTACACCGCACGCCCGACCGCACGATGACGTACCTGTACATCCTGCTGATTGCCTATTTCCTGCTGATTATGTTCCGACTGCCGCTCTGGCTACTGGCTGGCGCTAATTTCACGGCCGCCGCCTGGTTGGTGAAGCGTTACTATTGGCGGTCTGCGTGGCAGGAAGAGTAAGTTTTAGACGATTAAACGCAAAGGCGCGAAGGGTTCGCCAAGAACGCAAAGCGAAAGGAGCTCTTCGTAATCTTGGCGAACCCTTCGCGCCTTTGTGTTTAATCGTTTAGAATCTATACCGTGATGGTCTTGCCGGGTACGGCTACGGGATAGAAGCCATCGGCGTTGGGGAGCACTTTGGGTTGGGCGTCCCAAGCGAGCGTCGTGGGGAAAAGATCGATCTGCGAATTGATCGCATCATCCCACTTCACCACGTTGCCCGAGTAGGTTGCCATGCGGCCCATGATGGAGGTCATGGTGCTTTTCGCGCCGTTTTCGGCATCGGCAAACTTGTACTGTCCTTTGGCAATGGCCTCAAACAGCTCGTTGTGCTCCACCTGATAGGGGTCGATGTCGGTTTTGGCGCTGGCGTGCGCATAAATCGGCTGCCCTTTGTAGCCCTTCAAGATCGTTTTGTTGCCGTTGAAGGAGTCGATGCGCCCTTTTGTACCGAGGAACTGCTCGTCTACTTTGCTGTAAGTGCCTTCATAGTGGCGGCACTGGCTGTTGATCGTCGTACCGTCGGCATACACAAAATCGACGATGTGGTGGTCGAAAATCTCGCCGTATTCCTTGCCGGTACGTACCTGCCGGCCACCCGTGCCCTGCGCCGAAACGGGGTAACCGCGTTTGGCCCAGTTGGCCACGTCGATGTTATGAACGTGCTGTTCGGTGATATGATCGCCGCATAACCAGTTGAAATAGTACCAGTTCCGCATCTGGTATTCCATTTCGGTCTGGTTTGGTTGCCGTGGATTGTTCCAGACGCCCCCGCTGATCCAGTATACGCTGCCGCCAACGATATCGCCGATAGCGCCATCGTGAATCCGCTTCATGGCTTCACGGTAGTTGCTTTGGTAGTGCCGCTGTAGACCCACTACGACGTTTAGCTTCTTCTTTTTCGCCTCTTCAGCCGCCGCCAATACCCGACGGATACCCGGCGCGTCGGTTGCCACCGGCTTTTCCATGAAGATGTGCTTGTTCTGCTTTACGGCCTCTTCGAAGTGGCTCGGCCGGAAACCCGGCGGCGTGGCCAGAATGACGACGTCGGCCAGCGGAATAGCTTGTTTGTAAGCGTCCAGCCCCACGAACTGCCGCTCTTTGGGCAAGTCGATTTTCTGGGCAACGTCCGGCCGGCTCGTCAGCGTCTTATAGGCGGCATCGACCCGGTCCTGAAACGCATCGGCGATAGCGACAATCTTGATGTTCTGCTTGGTGTTGAGGGCCTGCATGGCAGCACCTCGTCCCCGGCCTCCACACCCGATCAGCGCGACCTTGATGGTATCGTCAACGGATGAATGGAAGCCGCCGAGCGGGGCTGCTGACAGCCCGTTGGAGAGCGACGAGAGTAGCGCGCCGCCCGTTACAAGACCAGAAATCTTTAAAAACTCGCGGCGACTAGCCTCAAGCTGACTCGTATCGACAGATGCCATAAGGATATATGGTTGACAGTGAACAATCTATTTTTCTTTGAAAGAGACAGAGCCGCGTCTCATACCTGCCAGCCTGAAAAGTAGGGCCTGGCTGTGTTGGAAAACTACTCAGCCGGTCTAGTTAAATGAGCTGGTTTATAGCGTGTCAGGATCCTTATTACTTAGTAAAAATTGCCTGTATGTTGATATTTTGAATTTGCTTTTTCATCAAATTGACCACGATAACCAGGTAATCCATAATAGTTGATGAAAAAGACGTACCTGCTACCAGGCAGAACACCGACGGCTTGACAGGGGCTGCAACCGAGTCTGACACTGCCTTCGGTAGTTCGCTTTCGGCAGAGCGAATTTGAGGCGATTCTGAAGAAGGCGCAGAACGAAAAAACTAGTGTTGCTTGATGGCTAGGTTGTGTGGTGTCGACCCTGCTATTGGCTTGATGGCTTACTTTCAGCAACGTACCCCTGGGTGGGTTTGTCAATAGCTGATTCGTGCCTTATCGGGTCAACATCGACGTTTTTTGGGGCATGGCTTTGGTCGATCGGTATGGTGTGAAAGCGTATCCTACCAGGCCGATTGTCGATGCTGCCGATGGAATAATTTCCTGTAAACTGACCGGCATTTATCTGCTTACCTACCTGCAAGTGGAGTTAGAACATGCCCTGTCGATTGCCGCTGCTCAGACTACCGGTAAAAAAAGAAGAAGGGCTAACGAATTCAGTGACTCAAGAGTTGGCGATCGCCTTCGTGTAGTAACCTTATAGTCTGTAAATCAGCCTATATTGTATGCCCCGGGCAAACGACTGGGCATACATTTAATTGAATTGTAAAAACAATTAGTCGAAAAGTATCTTTAAAAGGTCAATTTAAAAGCTGATAATACGCATAATCGGCTACCGATGAATAATTCATCACAATGCATATTTTTCAGTTCAAAATGAGGTGCCTTTATTTGTTCGATTGTTTCACGGAAAAAATTGTCCACAATGAAAAAGATTTTCGCAATTGTCGCTCTTTTGAGCCTTTCGCTGCTTACTACAACAAGCTTTGCCCAAATGGCTATTGATAAAGGTACCAAGTTTGTAAACCTTGGTATTGGTATCGGCGGTGCTGGTTATTTAGGAACGTCGGCCCTTGGTTTTAATGCCGCTGCTGACTTTGGTGTTACCAAAAATATCACGGTTGGTGCCCAGGCTGGTTACCGTAGCTATGGTAGCAGCTTCGGGTATAGCCTTTCGGCGTTTGACATTGGTGCGCGTGGTTCGTACCACTTCAACGAACTGTTGAACACACCAGAAAATGTTGACTTGTATGCCGGTCTTGGCCTGACGTACTTTGGCTACACGGGCGATGGCTTTGTAGGTGATGCATCATTCATTTATGTACCCATTCACATTGGTGGTCGGTATATGTTCTCAGATAAGGTTGGCGGTTTCGCTGAACTTGGGTCGGCTGTATCTACTCTGCGTCTGGGTGTTACTTTCAAATTAGGTCAATAAGGAATCGCTATTCCTTTACCTCAACAAAAACGCCCCGGCCATACGGTCGGGGCGTTTTTATTGTCAGCATAGCCAAAAAGCCTAATTGAGCTTTGGGTTAACGGCTGGCCATTTCTTTCAACGTGCTGACGCCCATGTTCCAGAGGATAAATGAATAGATATCGGCGGTCTGCTCGATGTTCTTCTTCGTATTACTGGCACCATGCCCCGAATTGGTATCGATCCGGATCAGAACTGGGTTGGGGCCTTTGTACACCTCCTGCAAGGTTGCGGCGTATTTAAACGAGTGGGCGGGTACAACCCGGTCGTCGTGGTCGGCCGTGGTGATCAGCGTAGCCGGGTAGGGCTGACCGGGCTTCAGGTTATGCAGCGGTGAATATGCGTAGAGTGCCTTGAACTCGTCGGCGTTGTCGGCGCTGCCGTAGTCGGCAATCCAGTTCCAGCCGATCGTGAACTTGTGGAACCGCAGCATGTCCATCACGCCGACCTGCGGAATCGCCACCCGGAACAGATCGGGCCGCTGATTCATGACCGCGCCCACCAGCAAGCCACCATTGGAGCCACCCCGAACGGCGAGTTTGGCCGGACTGGTGTATTTCTCCTTGATGAGGTATTCGGCGGCGGCAATGAAATCGTCGAATACGTTCTGCTTCTGCAACTTCATACCCTGCTTGTGCCAGGCCTCGCCATACTCCGAGCCTCCGCGCAAGTTAGCCTGTGCGTACACGCCACCCTGCTCAAGAAACGGAATCAGGAACGACGAGAAAGTGGGCGGCAGGCTCACGTTGAATCCACCGTAGCCATACAGAATCGTTGGGTTTGTCCCATCCATCTTGGCCCCCTTCCGATACGTAATGAACATCGGAATCTTGGTGCCGTCTTTGCTGGTGTAGAATACCTGTTTGGTTTCGTAATCAGCGGGTTTAAAATCGACTTCGGGCTGGCGGAAAACGCTGCTCTTCTTTGAGGCGATGTCGTAGTGGTAAATGGTAGGCGGAAACGTAAACGACGTAAACGTGTAGAAGACGAACTTATCGTCGCGCTCGCCGCCAAAGCCGCTCGCCGTGCCAATACCGGGCAGGTTGATTTCATTCTCCAATTTGCCGTTGGCGTCATATACGTACGCCCGTGAGGTCACATCCTTAGCGTATTCGATGAATAGCTTGCCACCCGCCATGCTGCTGCTGGTGAGGGGCTCAGGCTTTTCGGGAATGATCGTCGTCCACTTCTTTGTCGCGGGGCTGTAGCGCATCACCTTGCTATTGGGGGCGTCGGCGTTGGTGCTGATCAGGAAGTCATTACCGACGTTGTCGATGAGGCCGTACTCGAAATTGGTGATCTCCGCCACGATGGGCTGAAATGTAGCGCCCGGTTTGCCCAACTCCATAAAATAAAGCGCGTTGCCATCGAGGCCTTTGCCCCGGTCGCTGACGTTCAGGAACGCAAACTTTTCGTCGTCTGACGTACCTACGTAATGAAACCGCTGACCATTTTTAGGGTCTTCAAACACCAGCCGGTCGGCCGACTGCGGCGTGCCGATTTTGTGGAAGAATACCTGATGGTTCTCGTTTTTAGCGGCCAGTGCCGACCCTTCGGGTTTGGGGTAGCGGCTATAATAGAAGCCATCACCCTGCCAGGCGCCCCCCGAAAACTTCACCCATTCGATGGTTTCGGGAAAATAGCTCTTGTCGGCCAGCTTCATCACCCGAAATTCATTCCAGTCGGAGCCGCCTTTCGACGTACCGACCACGGCATAGTCCCCATTTTTTGACAGCGAAAACGTGGTCAGGCGGGTGGTGCCGTCGGCCGAGAGTTTGTTGGGGTCGATGACCACCTCGGGTTTACCATCCAGCCCTTTCTGCCGGTACAGCACCGACTGATTCTGCAGGCCGTCGTTCTTCGAAAAATAGAACCACTCGCCTTTCCGCGACGGTGCCGAGTATTTAGGGTAATTGAACACTTTTTCGAGCCGGTCCTGCAACTGCTTGCGGTACGGGATCTGGGCCAGGTAATCGAACGTTACCTTGTTCTGGGCCTTGACCCATTCCCCGGTTTCGGCTGAGCGGTCGTCTTCCAGCCAGCGGTAGGGGTCGGGCACGGTGGTGCCGTGGTAGGTATCGGTCTGATCCGTTTTTCGGGTCGTTGGGTACGTTAACGAGGCAGTTTGGGCCATCGTAGCAGCGGAGACAAGCATAAGCGGGACGCTTCGGAGCAAAAGTTTGACCATGGTTGACGAAGAGAAGAGGGTTGTGTCGTTGGTAAAGTTCGCACACAACACCGACAACTAATAGCAATAAACTGCCCCTTACCTTTGTGGCCATGACGCTGTCTGATCTGTTTCGGCGCAATCGTGCCTTTTTCATAACGTACCTGTTGCTATTACTCACCGTTGGGGGCCTGATGCTGGCCTACACCAAAGAGCAACTTATCCGGTTTGTCAATGCGCATAACACACCCGTGGGCGACGCGCTTTTTCCGTACCTGACGTACCTGGGCGATGGTTCGTTTGTGATCGTCGTGGGTGTGCTGCTGCTCGTCGTGAACCGGCGGGCGGGGTGGCTGGTGCTGGTGAGCTTTGCCGTTTCGGGCCTGATCAGCCTGTTTCTCAAACTCGTTGTGTTCCCCGAGCGGCTCCGGCCGATCCGCTATTTCGAGCATTCCAACTGGGAGTACCACGTCATCAAAGACCTGCGCATCAACGAGTACAACAGCTTTCCGTCGGGCCACACCACGTCGGCGTTTGCGCTGTTTGCCATGCTGGCTTTTTTGTGGCAGCGCAAGGCGTGGGGCTGGCTGGCGGTCGGGCTGGCGGCCGTGGCGGGATACTCGCGGGTCTACCTGTTTCAGCACTTTGTGGAAGATGCCTTCGTTGGGTCCATGCTGGGTACGTTCACGAGCGTTGGCTT comes from Fibrella aestuarina BUZ 2 and encodes:
- a CDS encoding FAD:protein FMN transferase; its protein translation is MIGLLSLLTAAALRAQPTAYAFRRPLMGTFFSATLYAPDSLAARQAYEAVSARMDVLNYIMSDYLDESEINRLSASSGLGAWMNVSPTLFAVLAEAVTIAKRSGGRFDPTIGPLSQLWRRAVRQRQLPTAKELRRARRLVSYNYIELNDRGVRPRVLLRKRHMRLDLGGIGQGFAIDEAQKVLHQHGIRSFLLDIGGDILVGDAPPARPEGWRIGIQRGKPSSGNIAETDSVIHLKNAAITTSGDTERHLDINGKRYSHIMNPRSGLGLRRFVQATVMAPTGTYADALTKVFSVARPGARKRLQRRFPQARVWIVEKK
- a CDS encoding ABC transporter ATP-binding protein; the protein is MLHLQNFQKSYGERPILTIPDWQLPPGIHWLKGPNGAGKTTLFRSIAGMLPHDGSVRLNELDSRRDVVAYRLQVNYAEAEPTFPPFLTAHELISWVADAKQAPAGQAEGLVEEFGVGTYQHTPVGTYSSGMLKKTSLVMAFLGQPTLILLDEPLVTLDVAATKTVAELIDRARLAGVNFLLSSHQAMETAQLPIDSVWHVANQTITPGSV
- a CDS encoding Gfo/Idh/MocA family protein — its product is MASVDTSQLEASRREFLKISGLVTGGALLSSLSNGLSAAPLGGFHSSVDDTIKVALIGCGGRGRGAAMQALNTKQNIKIVAIADAFQDRVDAAYKTLTSRPDVAQKIDLPKERQFVGLDAYKQAIPLADVVILATPPGFRPSHFEEAVKQNKHIFMEKPVATDAPGIRRVLAAAEEAKKKKLNVVVGLQRHYQSNYREAMKRIHDGAIGDIVGGSVYWISGGVWNNPRQPNQTEMEYQMRNWYYFNWLCGDHITEQHVHNIDVANWAKRGYPVSAQGTGGRQVRTGKEYGEIFDHHIVDFVYADGTTINSQCRHYEGTYSKVDEQFLGTKGRIDSFNGNKTILKGYKGQPIYAHASAKTDIDPYQVEHNELFEAIAKGQYKFADAENGAKSTMTSIMGRMATYSGNVVKWDDAINSQIDLFPTTLAWDAQPKVLPNADGFYPVAVPGKTITV
- a CDS encoding prolyl oligopeptidase family serine peptidase, which produces MLVSAATMAQTASLTYPTTRKTDQTDTYHGTTVPDPYRWLEDDRSAETGEWVKAQNKVTFDYLAQIPYRKQLQDRLEKVFNYPKYSAPSRKGEWFYFSKNDGLQNQSVLYRQKGLDGKPEVVIDPNKLSADGTTRLTTFSLSKNGDYAVVGTSKGGSDWNEFRVMKLADKSYFPETIEWVKFSGGAWQGDGFYYSRYPKPEGSALAAKNENHQVFFHKIGTPQSADRLVFEDPKNGQRFHYVGTSDDEKFAFLNVSDRGKGLDGNALYFMELGKPGATFQPIVAEITNFEYGLIDNVGNDFLISTNADAPNSKVMRYSPATKKWTTIIPEKPEPLTSSSMAGGKLFIEYAKDVTSRAYVYDANGKLENEINLPGIGTASGFGGERDDKFVFYTFTSFTFPPTIYHYDIASKKSSVFRQPEVDFKPADYETKQVFYTSKDGTKIPMFITYRKGAKMDGTNPTILYGYGGFNVSLPPTFSSFLIPFLEQGGVYAQANLRGGSEYGEAWHKQGMKLQKQNVFDDFIAAAEYLIKEKYTSPAKLAVRGGSNGGLLVGAVMNQRPDLFRVAIPQVGVMDMLRFHKFTIGWNWIADYGSADNADEFKALYAYSPLHNLKPGQPYPATLITTADHDDRVVPAHSFKYAATLQEVYKGPNPVLIRIDTNSGHGASNTKKNIEQTADIYSFILWNMGVSTLKEMASR
- a CDS encoding phosphatase PAP2 family protein, whose amino-acid sequence is MTLSDLFRRNRAFFITYLLLLLTVGGLMLAYTKEQLIRFVNAHNTPVGDALFPYLTYLGDGSFVIVVGVLLLVVNRRAGWLVLVSFAVSGLISLFLKLVVFPERLRPIRYFEHSNWEYHVIKDLRINEYNSFPSGHTTSAFALFAMLAFLWQRKAWGWLAVGLAAVAGYSRVYLFQHFVEDAFVGSMLGTFTSVGLCLFYQKRYGNLPLLY